In Streptomyces durocortorensis, a genomic segment contains:
- the rsgA gene encoding ribosome small subunit-dependent GTPase A produces MRRYGKNPDEDDIRVRPNRKGNRPRTHIRPKHEDAEDGMVLTVDRGRLTCLVDGRTVVAMKARELGRKAAVVGDTVSIVGDLSGEKDTLARIVRIGERRTVLRRTADDDDPYERVVVANADQLAIVTALADPEPRPRMIDRCLVAAYDGGLTPLLVLTKSDLAPPDKLLEAYTPLGVPYIVTSREELENGDAADRVREQLEGRVTAFVGHSGVGKTTLVNALVPKDRRRTTGIVNAVTGRGRHTTTSALALPLPGDRGWVVDTPGVRSFGLHHVDPSRVIHAFPDLEPGTGNCPRGCTHDENQPECALPAWVAGGHADPARLDSLHRLLATRERREGD; encoded by the coding sequence ATGCGCCGCTACGGGAAGAACCCCGACGAGGACGACATCCGCGTCCGCCCCAACCGCAAGGGCAACCGGCCGCGCACGCACATCCGGCCCAAGCACGAGGACGCCGAGGACGGCATGGTCCTCACCGTCGACCGGGGCCGGCTCACCTGCCTCGTCGACGGCCGGACCGTGGTGGCGATGAAGGCCCGCGAGCTGGGCCGCAAGGCCGCGGTGGTGGGCGACACCGTCTCCATCGTCGGGGACCTGTCCGGCGAGAAGGACACCCTGGCCAGGATCGTGCGGATCGGCGAGCGCCGCACGGTGCTGCGCCGCACGGCGGACGACGACGATCCCTACGAGCGGGTGGTCGTCGCCAACGCGGACCAGCTGGCCATCGTCACCGCGCTGGCCGACCCCGAGCCGCGTCCGCGCATGATCGACCGCTGTCTGGTGGCGGCGTACGACGGCGGGCTGACCCCGCTGCTGGTGCTCACCAAGTCCGACCTGGCCCCGCCGGACAAGCTGCTGGAGGCGTACACCCCGCTCGGCGTCCCGTACATCGTGACGAGCCGCGAGGAGCTGGAGAACGGGGACGCGGCGGACCGGGTGCGCGAGCAGCTGGAGGGCCGGGTCACCGCCTTCGTCGGCCATTCCGGGGTCGGCAAGACGACCCTGGTGAACGCCCTGGTGCCGAAGGACCGGCGGCGCACCACGGGCATCGTCAACGCGGTCACCGGCCGGGGCCGGCACACCACCACCTCCGCCCTCGCGCTGCCGCTGCCGGGCGACCGGGGCTGGGTGGTCGACACCCCGGGCGTCCGCTCCTTCGGGCTGCACCACGTCGACCCCTCGCGCGTCATCCACGCCTTCCCCGACCTGGAACCGGGCACCGGGAACTGCCCGCGCGGCTGCACCCACGACGAGAACCAGCCCGAATGCGCACTGCCCGCCTGGGTGGCCGGGGGGCACGCCGATCCGGCCCGGCTGGACTCCCTGCACCGGCTGCTCGCGACGCGGGAACGGCGCGAGGGCGACTGA
- a CDS encoding Fur family transcriptional regulator, with protein MSDLLERLRGRGWRMTAQRRVVAEVLDGDHVHLTADEVHARAVSRLPEISRATVYNTLGEMVSLGEVLEVSTDRRAKRYDPNAHRPHHHLVCAQCGAIRDVHPAGNPLADLPTDERYGFTVSGVEVTYRGVCPNCAAAA; from the coding sequence ATGAGCGACCTGCTGGAACGACTTCGTGGACGCGGCTGGCGCATGACGGCGCAGCGGCGTGTCGTGGCCGAGGTCCTTGACGGGGACCACGTGCACCTGACGGCGGACGAGGTCCACGCGAGGGCCGTCTCCAGGCTGCCCGAGATCTCGCGCGCCACCGTCTACAACACCCTCGGCGAGATGGTGTCCCTCGGCGAGGTGCTGGAGGTCTCCACCGACCGCCGGGCCAAGCGCTACGACCCGAACGCGCACCGCCCCCACCACCACCTGGTGTGCGCCCAGTGCGGCGCGATCAGGGACGTGCATCCCGCGGGCAACCCGCTGGCGGACCTGCCGACGGACGAGCGCTACGGCTTCACGGTCTCCGGCGTGGAAGTGACGTACCGCGGCGTCTGCCCGAACTGCGCTGCCGCAGCCTGA
- a CDS encoding catalase, producing the protein MTQEAHVTQGPLTTEAGAPVADNQNSETAGAGGPVLVQDQALLEKLAHFNRERIPERIVHARGAGAYGTFTLTRDVSQWTRAKFLSEVGKQTETFLRFSTVAGNLGSADAVRDPRGFALKFYTEEGNYDLVGNNTPVFFIKDAIKFPDFIHTQKRDPYTGSQEADNVWDFWGLSPESTHQVTWLFGDRGIPATLRHMNGYGSHTFQWNNEAGEVFWVKYHFKTDQGIKNLTQEEANKLAGEDPDSHQRDLREAIERGEFPSWTVQVQIMPAAEAATYRFNPFDLTKVWPHEDYPPIEIGKLELNRNPENIFAEVEQSIFSPAHFVPGIGPSPDKMLQGRLFAYGDAHRYRVGINADHLPVNRPHATEARTNSRDGFLYDGRHKGAKNYEPNSFGGPRQTDRPLWQPLPVTGGTGNHEAPSHAEDNDFVQAGNLYRLFSEDEKSRLIENLAGFIAQVSRDDIAERAINNFRQADGDFGKRLEAAVQALRG; encoded by the coding sequence ATGACGCAGGAGGCGCACGTGACGCAGGGACCGCTCACCACGGAGGCCGGGGCTCCGGTCGCCGACAATCAGAACAGTGAGACCGCGGGTGCCGGCGGTCCGGTTCTCGTCCAGGACCAGGCGCTGCTGGAGAAGCTCGCCCACTTCAACCGTGAGCGCATACCGGAGCGCATCGTGCACGCCCGCGGCGCCGGTGCGTACGGCACGTTCACGCTGACCCGCGATGTCTCGCAGTGGACCCGGGCGAAGTTCCTCTCCGAGGTCGGCAAGCAGACCGAAACGTTCCTGCGCTTCTCCACCGTCGCGGGCAACCTCGGCTCCGCCGACGCGGTGCGGGACCCCCGCGGCTTCGCGCTGAAGTTCTACACCGAAGAGGGCAACTACGACCTCGTCGGCAACAACACCCCGGTGTTCTTCATCAAGGACGCCATCAAGTTCCCCGACTTCATCCACACCCAGAAGCGCGATCCGTACACCGGCTCGCAGGAGGCGGACAACGTCTGGGACTTCTGGGGCCTGTCGCCGGAGTCGACGCACCAGGTGACCTGGCTCTTCGGTGACCGGGGTATCCCTGCCACGCTGCGCCACATGAACGGCTACGGCTCGCACACGTTCCAGTGGAACAACGAGGCGGGCGAGGTGTTCTGGGTCAAGTACCACTTCAAGACCGACCAGGGCATCAAGAACCTCACCCAGGAAGAGGCCAACAAGCTCGCCGGTGAGGACCCCGACAGCCATCAGCGCGATCTGCGCGAGGCGATCGAGCGCGGTGAGTTCCCGTCCTGGACGGTGCAGGTCCAGATCATGCCCGCGGCGGAAGCGGCCACCTACCGCTTCAACCCGTTCGACCTCACCAAGGTGTGGCCGCACGAGGACTACCCGCCGATCGAGATCGGCAAGCTGGAGCTCAACCGGAACCCGGAGAACATCTTCGCCGAGGTCGAGCAGTCGATCTTCAGCCCCGCGCACTTCGTGCCGGGCATCGGGCCGTCCCCGGACAAGATGCTCCAGGGCCGGCTGTTCGCGTACGGGGACGCCCACCGCTACCGCGTCGGCATCAACGCCGACCACCTGCCGGTTAACCGCCCGCACGCCACCGAGGCGCGGACCAACAGCCGGGACGGCTTCCTCTACGACGGCCGCCACAAGGGCGCCAAGAACTACGAGCCGAACAGCTTCGGCGGCCCCCGCCAGACCGACCGGCCGCTGTGGCAGCCGCTCCCGGTCACCGGCGGCACCGGAAACCACGAGGCCCCCAGCCACGCCGAGGACAACGACTTCGTGCAGGCGGGCAACCTCTACCGGCTCTTCTCCGAGGACGAGAAGTCCCGGCTGATCGAGAACCTCGCCGGGTTCATCGCCCAGGTCTCGCGCGATGACATCGCCGAGCGCGCGATCAACAACTTCCGCCAGGCGGACGGTGACTTCGGCAAGCGTCTGGAAGCCGCGGTCCAGGCCCTTCGCGGCTGA
- a CDS encoding DMT family transporter: protein MAWLLVVVAGLLETGFAVCLKLSHGFTRLWPTIAFAAFALGSFGLLTMALKKLDVGPAYAVWTGIGAAGTAIYGMVFLGDVVSTLKLVSISLVIIGVMGLQLSGSAH, encoded by the coding sequence ATGGCGTGGCTGCTGGTCGTGGTCGCTGGACTGCTGGAAACCGGCTTCGCCGTGTGTCTGAAGCTCTCCCACGGGTTCACCCGTCTCTGGCCGACGATCGCGTTCGCCGCGTTCGCGCTCGGCAGCTTCGGTCTGCTGACCATGGCGCTGAAGAAGCTGGACGTGGGCCCGGCGTACGCGGTGTGGACCGGGATCGGCGCGGCCGGTACGGCGATCTACGGCATGGTCTTCCTCGGTGACGTCGTCTCGACGCTGAAGCTGGTGTCGATCTCCCTGGTGATCATCGGAGTCATGGGCCTCCAGCTGTCCGGCTCCGCGCACTGA
- a CDS encoding TetR/AcrR family transcriptional regulator — MPTARQALLDAALRALADRPWRTVRLVDVAALAGVSRQTLHNEFGTKDGLAGALLRRAADRYLAGVDRALTAPAPDRPAAVALWTVRAARQDALVKALLTGFWADGLPRPKRPPAPGALLALVRDRMRAVPPPAPGSTAERGYATDDTERYEIALRIALSCVIAPVPGDDAADGHALRLVRQASGTADQRQAAGTARVSARSRTAGGP, encoded by the coding sequence ATGCCGACAGCACGGCAGGCCCTGCTGGACGCCGCCCTCAGAGCGCTCGCCGACCGGCCCTGGCGCACCGTGCGCCTGGTCGACGTCGCCGCACTGGCCGGGGTGTCCCGGCAGACCCTCCACAACGAGTTCGGCACCAAGGACGGGCTGGCCGGGGCCCTGCTGCGGCGGGCCGCCGACCGCTATCTCGCCGGGGTCGACCGCGCCCTGACCGCCCCCGCGCCCGACCGTCCGGCCGCCGTCGCGCTCTGGACCGTACGGGCAGCCCGCCAGGACGCGCTGGTCAAGGCCCTCCTCACGGGGTTCTGGGCGGACGGGCTGCCCCGCCCGAAGCGGCCCCCGGCCCCCGGGGCGCTGCTCGCGCTGGTACGGGACAGGATGCGGGCGGTCCCGCCCCCGGCGCCCGGCAGCACGGCCGAGCGCGGCTACGCCACCGACGACACCGAGCGCTACGAGATCGCGTTACGGATCGCACTGTCCTGTGTGATCGCCCCGGTGCCGGGGGACGACGCCGCGGACGGCCACGCGCTCCGGCTCGTACGGCAGGCGTCCGGCACCGCCGACCAGCGCCAGGCGGCCGGTACCGCTCGGGTCAGTGCGCGGAGCCGGACAGCTGGAGGCCCATGA
- a CDS encoding tetratricopeptide repeat protein: protein MVFMGDRATLLETGRFVQRRGQDAENTVDAAFAAAIAGAAVPGISTPAGEAAALQARASDEATTDAVDAADSAETEARHRRAADAGDTASMSVLGALLLRRGELDGAEKYLRAATADGDRAAANNLGVLLHQRGYPDEAAGWWRIAAVAGSAAAAHALGRHFRERGDEPGAEYWLRQSAEQGHALGAYALADLLEHRGDVGAERWLRAAAEQGHREAAYRLARALERNAVEDPHDAFGLGRGTGSGRTGTGLGLPGDPAVPVADAGEAGAANTENAADAKSAGSVANAAQAKGGRNARSAGDGDSPVAGPAAGRVGEAEQWYRQAAARGHRRAALHLGAILEQRGELKEAGRWYLTSAKDGEPRAACALGFLLRDAGDEESAAVWWLRAAQDGDGNAANALGALHAARGEQQTAERWYRAAMDAGDVNGAYNLGLLCAAQDRTPQAEQWYRRAAYAGHREAANALAVLLLQAGDHTGAEPWFSKAAEAGSVDAAFNLGILHAGRDEDRTALGWYQRAAAAGHTDAALQVAMALLRDGEDREAERHLRCAAGGGSAEAAFRLAGVLDARQPPPGPPALGEPMPEKTECEEWYERAAQQGHRRAQVRVGMLAAARGDMESAAHWYREAAEAGSRNGAFNLGLLLAREGSEREAALWWSHAANAGHGRAALRLALLAARRGELTEGQRWCARAVELGPAEVAERAARLREALHQELTA from the coding sequence ATGGTATTTATGGGGGACAGGGCAACTCTGTTGGAGACAGGGCGGTTTGTGCAGCGGCGCGGCCAAGATGCGGAAAACACGGTAGATGCGGCTTTCGCTGCCGCCATCGCCGGCGCGGCCGTGCCGGGTATCAGCACACCCGCGGGGGAAGCCGCCGCGTTGCAGGCGAGGGCCTCCGACGAGGCCACCACGGACGCGGTCGACGCGGCGGACAGCGCCGAGACCGAGGCGCGGCACCGACGCGCCGCCGACGCGGGGGACACCGCGTCCATGAGCGTCCTGGGCGCATTGCTGCTGCGCCGGGGCGAGCTGGACGGCGCCGAGAAGTATCTGCGCGCCGCCACCGCCGACGGGGACCGGGCCGCCGCGAACAACCTGGGCGTCCTGCTGCACCAGCGCGGCTACCCGGACGAGGCCGCGGGCTGGTGGCGCATCGCCGCTGTGGCAGGATCCGCCGCCGCCGCGCACGCCCTGGGTCGGCACTTCCGCGAGCGCGGCGACGAGCCGGGTGCCGAGTACTGGCTGCGCCAGTCCGCCGAGCAGGGACACGCGCTGGGCGCCTACGCGCTGGCGGACCTCCTGGAGCACCGCGGCGACGTCGGCGCCGAGCGCTGGCTGCGTGCTGCCGCCGAGCAGGGCCACCGCGAGGCGGCCTACCGGCTGGCCCGCGCCCTGGAGCGGAACGCAGTGGAGGACCCGCACGACGCCTTCGGCCTGGGCCGGGGCACCGGTTCCGGTAGGACCGGAACGGGCCTCGGCCTTCCCGGCGATCCGGCTGTGCCCGTGGCCGATGCCGGTGAGGCGGGTGCGGCGAACACCGAGAACGCCGCCGACGCGAAGAGTGCCGGGAGCGTGGCGAACGCGGCGCAGGCCAAGGGCGGTAGGAACGCCAGGAGCGCGGGCGACGGCGACAGCCCCGTGGCGGGGCCCGCCGCCGGCCGGGTCGGCGAGGCCGAGCAGTGGTACCGCCAGGCAGCCGCCCGCGGTCACCGGCGGGCCGCGCTGCACCTCGGCGCGATCCTGGAGCAGCGCGGCGAGCTCAAGGAGGCGGGCCGCTGGTATCTCACCTCCGCCAAGGACGGCGAGCCCCGTGCCGCCTGCGCCCTCGGCTTCCTGCTGCGCGACGCGGGCGACGAGGAGAGTGCCGCCGTGTGGTGGCTGCGCGCCGCCCAGGACGGCGATGGTAACGCGGCCAACGCGCTGGGCGCCCTGCACGCGGCGCGCGGTGAGCAGCAGACCGCCGAGCGCTGGTACCGGGCGGCCATGGACGCCGGAGACGTCAACGGTGCGTACAACCTGGGGCTGCTCTGCGCTGCCCAGGACCGCACCCCGCAGGCCGAGCAGTGGTACCGCCGGGCCGCGTACGCCGGCCACCGCGAGGCCGCCAACGCACTCGCCGTGCTGCTCCTCCAGGCCGGGGACCACACCGGGGCCGAGCCCTGGTTCTCCAAGGCGGCCGAGGCGGGCAGCGTGGACGCCGCGTTCAACCTCGGCATCCTGCACGCCGGGCGCGACGAGGACCGTACGGCGCTCGGCTGGTACCAGCGGGCGGCCGCTGCCGGGCACACCGACGCCGCGCTCCAGGTCGCCATGGCCCTGCTGCGCGACGGCGAGGACCGCGAGGCCGAGCGGCACCTGCGGTGCGCGGCGGGTGGCGGCAGCGCCGAGGCGGCGTTCCGGCTCGCCGGGGTGCTGGACGCGCGCCAGCCGCCGCCGGGGCCGCCCGCGCTCGGCGAGCCGATGCCGGAGAAGACCGAGTGCGAGGAGTGGTACGAGCGGGCCGCCCAGCAGGGCCACCGCCGCGCCCAGGTCCGCGTCGGCATGCTCGCCGCCGCCCGCGGGGACATGGAGAGCGCCGCCCACTGGTACCGGGAGGCCGCCGAGGCGGGCAGCCGCAACGGGGCGTTCAACCTCGGGCTGCTGCTCGCCCGTGAGGGCAGCGAGCGCGAGGCCGCCCTGTGGTGGAGCCACGCGGCGAACGCGGGCCACGGCCGTGCGGCCCTGCGCCTGGCGCTGCTCGCCGCCCGCCGGGGCGAGCTCACCGAGGGGCAGCGCTGGTGTGCGCGGGCCGTGGAGCTGGGCCCGGCCGAGGTGGCGGAGCGGGCGGCCCGGCTGCGCGAGGCGCTCCACCAGGAGCTCACCGCGTAA
- a CDS encoding CBS domain-containing protein, whose product MLVRDAMSTVVLTIGPTHTLRQAARLMSARRIGAAVVHDPDTCGLGIITERDILDAIGSGQDPDRETASAHTTTDVVFAAPAWTLEEAAEAMTHGGFRHLIVLDDDGPVGIVSVRDIIRCWAPTRRAVATAG is encoded by the coding sequence ATGCTCGTCCGTGACGCCATGAGTACGGTGGTCCTCACCATCGGCCCCACCCACACGCTCCGCCAGGCGGCCCGGCTGATGTCGGCCCGGCGCATCGGAGCAGCCGTCGTCCACGACCCGGACACCTGCGGGCTCGGGATCATCACCGAGCGCGACATCCTCGACGCGATCGGATCCGGCCAGGATCCCGATCGGGAGACCGCGTCCGCCCACACCACCACCGACGTGGTGTTCGCCGCCCCGGCCTGGACCCTGGAGGAGGCCGCGGAAGCCATGACGCACGGAGGTTTCCGGCATCTGATCGTGCTGGACGACGACGGCCCGGTGGGGATCGTGTCGGTGCGCGACATCATCCGCTGCTGGGCGCCCACCCGTCGCGCGGTCGCCACGGCGGGCTGA
- a CDS encoding UPF0182 family protein, whose amino-acid sequence MPDRGGGPTGPRIRVGRPSRRARTLLMTLGVLAVLAMAFVMFAGFWTDWLWYRSVAYSSVFTTTLWTKIGLFLVFGLLMAVAIGVNIWLAHRLRPPLSAMSLEQQSLDRYRMSIAPFKKWVLLAATALVGLIAGASASGQWRTWLMYVNGVPFNQKDPQFNLDVAFYAFDLPWYRFLLGFGFAATVLSLIAAALTHYLYGGLRITSPGARATAAATGHLSVLLGIFVSLKAVAYWLDRYGLAVKSSDFKAADNWTGLRYVDANAYLPAKTILFCIAAICAVLFFATLWRRTWQLPVIGFGLMVLSAILIGGLYPAIVQKFQVQPNEQAKEAPFIQKNIDATRDAYDIDDAVMEDYAGQATKGDGTKLRAAANTAASYRVMDPNVVSPAFQQLQQRRNYYQFPKTLDVDRYKGADGKEQDTIIGLRELNIQGLPKRNWINDHFTYTHGYGAIAARGTTTGTNPTGSPDFMESGLPSTGEFGEYEQRVYYGEKTEQYSIVGGPQKELDYEEDGEKTTSYKGGSGVSLSNGFNRAAYAVAFSEPQIMYSGAIGEGSRILYNRTPKERVEAVAPWLTIDGDAYPAVVDGRIQWIVDAYTTTNGYPYASRTTLGDTTADSLTTNQRAVVAQENQVNYIRNSVKATVDAYDGKVKLYEWDTKDPVLKTWRKAFPGTVEARSEIPQTLLDHLRYPQDLFKVQRELLTRYHVEDPAQFYSGSDAWQVPDDPTNQEPGSVPPYYLSMKMPGQSEQEFSLTTTFTPRGRPNLGAFMAVNADAASKDYGTMRLLRVTSTVKGPGQVQSELNGNDDVAEFVRNLKGTDSDIEYGNLLTVPLEGGFLYIEPVYTRGGTQNYPLLRKVAASYGSEIVFENNLGDALNAVFGVDGDSDTTPPDPSEPDEPTKPPATGDEALKKAIADAQKAYTDGEKALKEQDWPAYGKAQDALQEALERAAAAQPKPGSEGEKADGAAKPDGADKPDGDAEPEGEGEPESSAKPASVGRSAPAEGAGEGSGQGS is encoded by the coding sequence GTCATGTTCGCCGGGTTCTGGACGGACTGGCTCTGGTACAGGTCGGTCGCGTATTCATCCGTCTTCACCACCACCCTGTGGACCAAGATCGGGCTCTTCCTCGTCTTCGGACTGCTGATGGCCGTGGCCATCGGCGTGAACATCTGGCTCGCGCACCGGCTCCGGCCGCCGCTGAGCGCGATGTCCCTGGAGCAGCAGAGCCTGGACCGCTATCGCATGAGCATCGCCCCCTTCAAGAAGTGGGTGCTGCTCGCCGCCACGGCGCTCGTCGGGCTGATCGCCGGAGCATCCGCCTCCGGCCAGTGGCGCACGTGGCTGATGTACGTCAACGGCGTGCCGTTCAACCAGAAGGACCCCCAGTTCAATCTGGACGTCGCCTTCTACGCCTTCGACCTGCCGTGGTACCGCTTCCTGCTGGGCTTCGGCTTCGCGGCGACCGTGCTGTCGCTGATCGCCGCCGCCCTGACCCACTATCTGTACGGCGGGCTGCGCATCACCAGCCCCGGCGCCCGTGCCACCGCGGCGGCCACCGGCCATCTCTCGGTGCTGCTCGGCATCTTCGTCTCCCTGAAGGCCGTGGCGTACTGGCTCGACCGGTACGGTCTGGCGGTGAAGTCCAGTGACTTCAAGGCCGCGGACAACTGGACGGGCCTGCGGTACGTCGACGCGAACGCCTATCTCCCGGCGAAGACCATCCTGTTCTGCATCGCGGCGATCTGTGCCGTGCTGTTCTTCGCGACGCTGTGGCGCCGCACCTGGCAGCTGCCGGTCATCGGCTTCGGCCTGATGGTGCTGTCGGCGATCCTGATCGGCGGGCTCTACCCGGCGATCGTGCAGAAGTTCCAGGTCCAGCCGAACGAGCAGGCCAAGGAAGCGCCGTTCATCCAGAAGAACATCGACGCGACACGCGATGCGTACGACATCGACGACGCGGTGATGGAGGATTACGCGGGCCAGGCCACCAAGGGGGACGGCACCAAGTTGCGGGCCGCCGCCAACACGGCCGCCAGCTACCGCGTGATGGACCCCAACGTCGTCTCCCCGGCCTTCCAGCAGCTCCAGCAGCGCAGGAACTACTACCAGTTCCCCAAGACGCTGGACGTCGACCGCTACAAGGGTGCGGACGGCAAGGAGCAGGACACGATCATCGGTCTGCGTGAGCTGAACATCCAGGGCCTGCCCAAGCGGAACTGGATCAACGACCACTTCACGTACACCCACGGCTACGGCGCCATCGCGGCCCGCGGCACCACCACCGGCACCAACCCGACGGGGTCCCCGGACTTCATGGAGTCGGGTCTGCCGTCCACCGGTGAGTTCGGGGAGTACGAGCAGCGGGTCTACTACGGCGAGAAGACCGAGCAGTACTCCATCGTCGGCGGGCCCCAGAAGGAGCTCGACTACGAGGAGGACGGCGAGAAGACCACCAGCTACAAGGGCGGCAGCGGGGTCAGCCTCTCCAACGGCTTCAACCGTGCCGCGTACGCGGTCGCTTTCAGCGAGCCGCAGATCATGTACTCGGGAGCCATCGGTGAGGGCTCGCGGATCCTGTACAACCGCACGCCCAAGGAGCGCGTCGAGGCGGTCGCCCCGTGGCTGACCATCGACGGCGACGCCTACCCGGCGGTCGTCGACGGCCGGATCCAGTGGATCGTCGACGCCTACACCACGACCAACGGCTACCCGTACGCGTCCCGCACGACGCTCGGCGACACCACGGCCGACTCGCTGACCACCAATCAGCGCGCGGTCGTCGCCCAGGAGAACCAGGTCAACTACATCCGCAACTCGGTGAAGGCCACCGTCGACGCGTACGACGGCAAGGTCAAGCTCTACGAGTGGGACACCAAGGACCCGGTCCTCAAGACCTGGCGCAAGGCGTTCCCGGGCACCGTGGAGGCCCGCTCGGAGATCCCGCAGACCCTCCTGGACCACCTGCGGTATCCCCAGGACCTCTTCAAGGTCCAGCGTGAGCTGCTCACCCGCTACCACGTCGAGGACCCCGCGCAGTTCTACAGCGGCTCCGACGCGTGGCAGGTGCCGGACGACCCGACGAACCAGGAGCCGGGTTCCGTCCCGCCGTACTACCTGAGCATGAAGATGCCGGGCCAGAGCGAGCAGGAGTTCTCCCTGACCACCACGTTCACCCCGAGGGGGCGCCCGAACCTCGGGGCCTTCATGGCGGTGAACGCGGACGCGGCCAGCAAGGACTACGGCACCATGAGGCTCCTGCGGGTCACCTCAACGGTGAAGGGCCCGGGCCAGGTACAGAGTGAGCTCAACGGTAACGACGACGTCGCCGAGTTCGTGAGGAACCTCAAGGGCACCGACTCGGACATCGAGTACGGAAACCTGCTGACGGTTCCCCTCGAAGGCGGCTTCCTCTACATCGAGCCGGTCTACACGCGCGGTGGCACACAGAACTACCCGCTGCTGCGCAAGGTGGCCGCCTCGTACGGTTCGGAGATCGTCTTCGAGAACAATCTGGGAGACGCGCTCAACGCGGTCTTCGGGGTCGACGGCGATTCGGACACGACACCGCCCGACCCCAGTGAGCCGGACGAGCCCACCAAGCCCCCGGCCACCGGCGACGAGGCACTCAAGAAGGCCATCGCGGACGCCCAGAAGGCGTACACGGACGGCGAGAAGGCGCTGAAGGAGCAGGACTGGCCCGCCTACGGCAAGGCGCAGGACGCTCTCCAGGAGGCTCTTGAGCGGGCCGCCGCCGCGCAGCCCAAGCCGGGCAGCGAGGGCGAGAAGGCGGACGGCGCAGCCAAGCCGGACGGTGCAGACAAGCCGGACGGCGATGCCGAGCCGGAGGGTGAGGGCGAGCCGGAGAGTTCGGCCAAGCCCGCGAGCGTCGGCAGGTCGGCGCCCGCCGAGGGAGCCGGGGAGGGCAGCGGCCAGGGCAGCTGA
- the hisN gene encoding histidinol-phosphatase: MPDYHDDLRLAHVLADAADAATMERFKALDLKVETKPDMTPVTEADKAAEALIRGHLQRARPRDAILGEEYGVEGSGPRRWVIDPIDGTKNYVRGVPVWATLISLMEAGEQGFQPVVGVVSAPALNRRWWAAKGAGAFSGRSLTSATRLQVSKVENIADSSFAFSSLSGWEEKGLLDGLLDLTRACWRTRGYGDFWPYMMVAEGSVDICAEPELSLWDMAANAIIVQEAGGRFTGLDGVDGPGGADAAASNGLLHDELLGYLNQRY; the protein is encoded by the coding sequence ATGCCCGACTACCACGATGATCTGCGCCTTGCCCATGTACTGGCCGACGCCGCCGACGCGGCCACGATGGAGCGGTTCAAGGCTCTCGACCTCAAGGTCGAGACCAAGCCGGACATGACGCCGGTGACCGAGGCCGACAAGGCCGCCGAGGCGTTGATCCGGGGCCACTTGCAGCGGGCCCGCCCGAGGGACGCGATCCTGGGCGAGGAGTACGGGGTCGAGGGCAGCGGGCCCCGGCGCTGGGTGATCGACCCGATCGACGGCACCAAGAACTACGTACGCGGTGTGCCGGTGTGGGCGACGCTGATCTCGCTGATGGAGGCGGGAGAGCAGGGCTTCCAGCCGGTGGTCGGAGTGGTCTCCGCGCCCGCGCTGAACCGGCGTTGGTGGGCGGCGAAGGGCGCGGGCGCGTTCTCCGGCCGCAGCCTCACCTCGGCGACCCGCCTCCAGGTGTCGAAGGTGGAGAACATCGCGGACTCCTCGTTCGCGTTCTCCTCGCTGTCCGGCTGGGAGGAGAAGGGCCTCCTCGACGGGCTCCTCGACCTGACCCGGGCCTGCTGGCGGACGCGGGGCTACGGGGACTTCTGGCCGTACATGATGGTCGCGGAGGGTTCCGTGGACATCTGCGCGGAGCCGGAGCTGTCGCTGTGGGACATGGCGGCGAACGCGATCATCGTCCAGGAGGCGGGCGGCCGGTTCACCGGCCTGGACGGGGTCGACGGCCCGGGCGGCGCCGATGCGGCGGCCTCGAACGGGCTGCTCCACGACGAGTTGCTGGGCTATCTCAACCAGCGCTACTGA